In Ochrobactrum sp. Marseille-Q0166, a single genomic region encodes these proteins:
- a CDS encoding SufE family protein translates to MTTTIDNIVSDFEFLDDWEDRYRYVIDLGKELPAYPDDARDAAHKVQGCVSQVWLKTIPHEGADPVIDFLGDSDAHIVRGLVAIVLAFYSGRKASEIVASDPEAVLKKLGLDEHLTPQRSNGLRSMVARIRRDAEALKVSA, encoded by the coding sequence ATGACCACGACAATCGATAACATCGTTTCCGACTTCGAATTTCTCGACGATTGGGAAGATCGCTATCGCTATGTAATTGATCTTGGGAAAGAATTGCCTGCTTACCCCGATGATGCGCGCGATGCCGCACACAAGGTGCAGGGCTGTGTCAGTCAGGTTTGGCTCAAGACCATTCCGCATGAGGGAGCTGATCCGGTTATTGATTTTTTGGGTGATTCTGATGCGCATATCGTGCGCGGTCTGGTTGCCATTGTTCTTGCTTTTTATTCGGGGCGCAAAGCTTCCGAAATTGTTGCATCCGACCCAGAAGCAGTTCTCAAGAAACTCGGACTGGACGAGCATCTCACGCCGCAGCGTTCTAATGGTCTGCGCTCTATGGTCGCTCGTATCCGCCGTGATGCAGAGGCGCTCAAAGTTTCAGCTTAA
- a CDS encoding amidase yields MNNSRQNLERVLAELDKRTAHETVFMKVYAQIARAEADASDMRRNDQRPIGPLDGRIVSIKDLFDVKGEPTLAGSVVLNTTSDASEDATVVKRLRAAGSVIIGKTHMTEFAFTAVGLNPHYPVLANAIDPQCVPGGSSSGAAVSVAEGTSEIAIGSDTGGSIRIPAALNGLVGFKPTAKRIPLDGAVPLAPSLDSIGPIARTVADCVMADAVMAGEEPVLPEPVGLDGLKIGLPEGMLLADIEPDVHDAFKRSLALFEDAGARIVSFELNDLILELQKATSIGSIAGIEASRIHADSWLKDPDANVDDRVKHTLAKRLSVSESDYQRLMQARQRLIAEMDRRLADVDFLMTPTTPIVAPAIASVSKDEDEYDRVEGLLLRNTQIANQFDLCSITLPVPVPGMPVGLMLTARNGADRKLLAAALAVEKLLS; encoded by the coding sequence ATGAACAATAGCAGACAGAACCTCGAACGCGTTTTAGCTGAACTGGATAAGCGCACAGCACATGAGACTGTGTTTATGAAAGTTTATGCGCAAATCGCGCGAGCTGAGGCCGATGCTTCTGATATGCGCCGCAATGATCAACGGCCTATTGGCCCGCTTGATGGACGGATTGTTTCAATCAAGGACCTTTTCGACGTCAAGGGTGAGCCCACGCTCGCAGGTTCTGTTGTGTTAAACACGACTTCGGATGCGAGTGAAGACGCCACAGTAGTTAAACGACTGCGGGCTGCAGGTTCCGTCATCATCGGCAAAACACATATGACTGAATTTGCTTTTACGGCAGTTGGGTTAAATCCGCATTATCCAGTTCTTGCGAATGCAATCGATCCGCAATGCGTGCCAGGCGGTTCGTCCTCAGGTGCTGCGGTGTCGGTCGCTGAAGGCACGAGTGAAATTGCTATCGGTTCTGACACGGGCGGCTCGATTCGTATTCCTGCCGCATTAAACGGATTGGTTGGTTTTAAGCCCACCGCGAAGCGTATTCCTCTTGATGGAGCTGTTCCATTGGCGCCGTCGCTTGATTCGATAGGACCAATAGCCAGAACTGTTGCGGATTGTGTTATGGCGGATGCGGTCATGGCGGGGGAGGAGCCGGTCTTGCCAGAACCCGTCGGTTTGGACGGACTAAAGATCGGGCTACCGGAGGGCATGCTGCTGGCCGATATAGAGCCAGACGTTCATGATGCTTTTAAACGAAGCCTTGCTCTGTTTGAAGATGCGGGTGCGCGGATCGTTTCGTTTGAGTTGAATGATCTCATTCTTGAACTACAGAAGGCCACTTCCATTGGTTCTATTGCGGGTATTGAGGCAAGCCGTATTCATGCGGATAGCTGGCTGAAAGATCCGGATGCGAATGTTGATGATCGTGTAAAACATACCCTCGCAAAACGTCTGAGTGTTTCTGAAAGTGATTACCAGAGGCTTATGCAGGCGCGGCAGCGTCTGATTGCCGAAATGGATCGACGACTTGCTGATGTTGATTTCTTGATGACACCAACCACACCAATTGTTGCGCCGGCCATTGCTTCGGTGAGCAAAGATGAGGACGAGTATGATCGGGTCGAAGGGCTGCTCTTGCGCAATACGCAAATTGCCAATCAATTCGATCTTTGCAGTATTACGCTGCCGGTTCCTGTCCCAGGAATGCCAGTTGGCCTGATGCTTACTGCGCGTAACGGGGCTGACAGGAAATTGCTTGCCGCTGCACTTGCCGTGGAAAAGCTTTTAAGCTGA
- a CDS encoding DUF6456 domain-containing protein, which produces MREGRSTSELRIIRFLKYGSCEVQDSVRDTHVLLVGEQGSIAVTRAEIDEMQRIGVLVCENQSLALANQGKKRRRTLSQSKNLHPKTETLELPHGEKIEINPSESPLAKLYRLRNSDGESFITEDEFRAGERLRSDFTRGSMMPSISARWDVPAGNSGHYGACGMAELTDIALASRIRVERALEAVGPELSGVLIDVCCFLKGLELVERERQWPVRSGKMLLKTALAMLHRHFNPPRRSESGVSPVLHWGTGDYRPAAHPGRN; this is translated from the coding sequence ATGAGGGAAGGGCGCTCCACTTCTGAATTACGCATCATCCGCTTTTTGAAGTACGGCAGTTGTGAAGTTCAGGATTCAGTGCGCGATACGCATGTGTTGCTCGTTGGCGAGCAGGGCAGTATCGCTGTTACGCGTGCTGAAATTGATGAAATGCAGAGAATTGGAGTTCTGGTTTGTGAAAATCAGAGCCTGGCACTTGCAAATCAAGGGAAAAAGCGCCGAAGAACGCTGTCGCAATCAAAGAATTTGCATCCTAAAACTGAGACTTTAGAACTACCACACGGTGAAAAGATTGAAATAAACCCATCGGAATCTCCTTTGGCGAAGCTTTATCGTCTGCGTAATTCTGATGGAGAGAGCTTTATCACAGAAGATGAATTTCGGGCTGGTGAAAGATTGCGTTCTGATTTTACACGAGGCTCAATGATGCCTTCTATTTCAGCGCGATGGGATGTGCCTGCAGGCAATTCTGGTCATTATGGAGCGTGCGGCATGGCAGAACTAACTGATATTGCGCTGGCAAGTCGTATAAGGGTTGAGCGCGCACTTGAAGCAGTCGGGCCCGAACTCAGCGGTGTTCTTATTGATGTGTGCTGCTTTCTCAAAGGGCTTGAACTGGTTGAACGAGAGCGACAATGGCCTGTACGCTCAGGCAAGATGTTATTAAAGACTGCCCTAGCAATGCTGCACCGGCATTTTAATCCACCACGTAGGAGTGAAAGTGGTGTTTCACCCGTACTTCATTGGGGAACTGGTGATTATCGCCCTGCTGCTCACCCTGGAAGGAATTGA
- a CDS encoding helix-turn-helix domain-containing protein, which translates to MKFSDIIHTRAEALEALKIIAARHGRTLKPDNPSLVLERKRRERSVEICDALIDFLSVYFAVSSAELRSPLRGRKEVAHIRQLGMYLAHTSFSMVMSEVAVGFCRERTTVMYACHLVEDRREDEEYDAVVSTLEKFVNSGFPAWRIAA; encoded by the coding sequence TTGAAATTTTCGGATATCATCCATACCCGGGCAGAAGCCCTTGAGGCTTTGAAGATAATCGCGGCGCGTCACGGGCGAACTTTAAAACCCGATAATCCGAGTCTTGTGTTGGAGCGAAAACGTCGGGAAAGAAGCGTTGAAATATGTGATGCGTTGATTGATTTTCTGTCGGTATATTTTGCTGTCAGCAGCGCAGAACTACGCTCGCCATTGAGGGGAAGGAAAGAGGTGGCGCACATTCGGCAGTTAGGAATGTATCTTGCGCATACTTCTTTCAGCATGGTGATGAGCGAGGTGGCTGTCGGCTTTTGCCGAGAGCGGACAACAGTCATGTATGCCTGCCACCTGGTGGAAGACCGTCGCGAAGACGAAGAGTACGATGCGGTCGTTTCGACACTTGAAAAATTTGTAAATTCGGGATTTCCGGCTTGGAGGATAGCAGCATGA
- a CDS encoding cytoplasmic protein, with translation MQRVALQIIAGVDMNQLLNASTEEKKSACGRLNRLIERERLRGVNGHWSYDLNRHIALKQALDRLTAKVAGTQEKSQFL, from the coding sequence ATGCAACGTGTAGCATTGCAGATCATCGCCGGTGTCGACATGAATCAACTGCTAAACGCATCTACGGAAGAAAAGAAAAGTGCGTGCGGGAGATTGAACCGGCTTATCGAACGAGAACGTTTACGCGGTGTCAATGGACACTGGAGCTATGACCTCAATAGGCATATAGCACTCAAACAAGCCCTCGACAGGCTCACCGCCAAAGTGGCTGGAACACAAGAAAAATCGCAATTCTTATGA
- a CDS encoding MucR family transcriptional regulator, whose amino-acid sequence METPEIYDDNAELLLSLTADVVAAYVGNNSIRASELPLLISEVHSAFKSHVAREEAPVVVEKPKPAVNPKKSVHDDYIICLEDGKKFKSLKRHLMTHYSMTPEQYREKWDLDPNYPMVAPNYAAARSRLAKKMGLGRKPKDA is encoded by the coding sequence ATGGAAACCCCTGAAATTTACGACGATAACGCAGAGCTTCTTCTTAGTCTGACTGCAGACGTTGTTGCCGCGTACGTTGGAAATAATTCTATCCGTGCAAGCGAGTTGCCTCTTCTTATTTCGGAAGTGCATTCAGCGTTTAAGAGCCATGTTGCCCGTGAAGAAGCACCCGTCGTTGTCGAAAAGCCAAAACCTGCTGTAAATCCAAAGAAGTCGGTACACGACGACTATATTATTTGTCTCGAAGACGGCAAGAAGTTCAAGTCGCTGAAGCGCCATCTTATGACCCATTACAGCATGACTCCTGAACAGTATCGTGAAAAGTGGGATCTGGATCCTAACTACCCGATGGTTGCTCCAAATTACGCTGCGGCACGCTCGCGTTTAGCAAAGAAAATGGGTCTGGGCCGTAAGCCCAAGGACGCATAA
- the msrB gene encoding peptide-methionine (R)-S-oxide reductase MsrB, translating to MSNSTNQTRKLKVVKTDAEWREQLTPIQYQITRQHGTERAFSSPNFDSSLHGTYRCVCCDRPLYKSEAKYESGTGWPSFYQPIEPDAVSAFEDHSYGMNRTEIRCSDCDAHLGHVFPDGPPPTGLRYCMNGNALIFDQD from the coding sequence ATGTCCAACTCTACCAATCAAACCCGCAAGCTGAAGGTTGTTAAGACCGACGCTGAATGGCGCGAACAGCTTACGCCGATCCAGTATCAGATCACGCGCCAACACGGCACAGAACGTGCTTTTTCAAGCCCGAATTTCGACAGTTCCTTACACGGAACCTATCGTTGTGTTTGCTGTGACCGACCACTCTACAAATCGGAAGCGAAATATGAGTCCGGCACCGGCTGGCCGAGCTTTTACCAGCCAATCGAGCCAGATGCCGTATCAGCATTTGAAGATCATTCTTACGGCATGAACCGTACTGAAATCCGCTGTTCGGATTGTGACGCGCATCTGGGGCACGTCTTTCCAGACGGCCCTCCGCCAACCGGCCTGCGCTATTGCATGAACGGCAATGCCTTGATCTTCGATCAGGATTAA